Proteins encoded within one genomic window of Fusarium musae strain F31 chromosome 4, whole genome shotgun sequence:
- a CDS encoding hypothetical protein (EggNog:ENOG41) → MEVPLERMSEMSISPHYWGIYTSLYSSLPPEAVKQLERAIWLKMSGLANEARAIFDNELRSFAAVPVVVIEHADLELEAGKWGRAWHILDSKLSQLREAKEDFESPEHRLMLLTWAMLGTRHRGDVTSSKIEIETTQHWLSGVPVADYTDVQAGCIRRYVIAGLFTRLYSGYNNLEAEHIPLHDMTDTSGEKIPWGGLRLLRRSLTQRGMFNEANALFRVELNRTPPEDRGPVVAEFLEAVASIPPNRGRDYIEAVVRLQWATTHIQLQEQESAAQEFDNSEAAFQRFCDNFGIGNMEATPHMQAMAYERLSCIDDPIDRLERTEALATHMEAVDGTKTGYCLAAAADLSRKYYEVTGMELFRTTYFDVQTRLDTYDRTVSEDICDLVHHHVDLNSMALASLIDRDSALDWIDNFFNEYPHFDAPVVRALLRRSQASLLRSLRRQDEAGRVDEEASQLETSTPSVGNWMHSRQGYRRNTTSSVQPDPQPQIQDDDGDETFYWGWSDVIGDQAKLQEMSIQLVLKWLLEDITTGNSAFEEFRGMTEAALKAIIFPKATDIDETTEARYARLCSWLSKPPVHQKNRRLFCLVMLRFGRQMHFCDIKLWDLRLSELKSLLELEESLPQIVRDKFPGNKGSWLAQMAFTYMAPLDDLADFTGAESEERLENAETYNDRALAEFRRNKDLVRVALHQRSGAQICMFMIRRVRQLEEQAASPRNTKGGMVDNGPKKTDNNTSSLSDYARAKIHDLRNRGISQAESADEIFSLSELHASSSSGLEGITHRQSITASNANAYTILTAIELLLAAPGEPSDETITKVWQWVQKYKARSLARTIGVRMSDPTEMVDRIKACPEAARGYYEMLELERRMEKAQGMAKFDLRRQLDKHRRNMRETHDLLRQLLDLREAQPFDLSDVARITAQSGTSIALADWFHLPPYFTGATGRLLLLTVRKRSKGNMSVKLTMDMLTTRVEDVNTWLKTYLDPGKTLDTEEARKAFDSMLGGLIAPLSRHVKKDDLIILCPSTALHRLPLHALAIGGHRALIHRNPVVYTHSQSLLRSCFAAAELAQETPKPINAKFISGIPESESKRYGAGRESIQTLARRFGTKPMIDQTAPKEVFLDEAVKSRLLHLHTHCGWESKNPLGHKIVFTMPYAPSEEQPQIESVTAREIFDIRVSPGTHVNMIACQGGVVNVPLGDEVLGLVPALMCSGASSTVSTLWNIDDGHGSRFSKLFFDSFAKQSTTTDDNTPKASSSRIVNLAKAMQVAAEAMDCAMDKNMEKESLEPLYRWAGYVLHGCWQFPISEQDIGSLRNR, encoded by the exons ATGGAAGTACCATTGGAACGAATGAGTGAGATGTCAATATCTCCTCACTACTGGGGGATATATACCTCCCTGTACAGCTCATTGCCTCCAGAGGCTGTCAAACAGCTCGAACGTGCCATCTGGCTCAAGATGTCAGGTCTCGCAAACGAAGCCAGAGCAATATTTGACAATGAGCTTCGGTCTTTTGCAGCAGTTCCGGTTGTTGTCATTGAGCACGCTGACCTCGAGTTGGAGGCGGGCAAATGGGGCCGGGCATGGCACATCCTAGACTCAAAGCTTTCACAGCTGCGAGAGGCCAAAGAAGACTTCGAATCACCCGAACATCGACTCATGCTTTTGACGTGGGCCATGCTCGGGACGAGACATCGAGGTGATGTGACGTCGTCAAAGATAGAGATTGAAACGACACAGCATTGGCTTTCTGGGGTACCTGTAGCGGATTATACTGATGTCCAG GCAGGTTGCATTCGTAGATATGTCATTGCAGGCCTGTTCACGAGGCTCTATTCGGGATACAATAATTTGGAGGCAGAGCACATCCCGTTACATGACATGACAGACACTTCAGGTGAAAAGATACCTTGGGGTGGGTTGCGACTCCTGCGGCGCTCTCTGACGCAGCGAGGCATGTTCAACGAGGCCAATGCCCTGTTCCGCGTGGAGCTAAATCGTACGCCACCAGAAGACCGAGGCCCTGTGGTCGCCGAGTTTCTGGAGGCTGTAGCAAGCATCCCTCCGAATCGGGGTCGGGACTACATCGAGGCTGTGGTTCGTCTTCAGTGGGCAACCACACACATTCAACTACAAGAGCAAGAGAGCGCCGCTCAGGAGTTCGACAACTCTGAGGCGGCTTTCCAGAGGTTCTGCGATAACTTCGGTATCGGAAACATGGAGGCCACACCGCATATGCAAGCAATGGCGTACGAGAGGCTGTCATGCATCGACGACCCTATCGACAGATTAGAGCGAACAGAGGCACTGGCCACTCACATGGAGGCTGTCGACGGTACGAAGACTGGCTATTGCTTAGCGGCTGCTGCAGATCTGTCCCGGAAATATTATGAGGTCACTGGAATGGAACTGTTCAGGACCACGTATTTTGACGTGCAGACGCGCCTCGATACGTATGACCGGACGGTATCAGAGGATATCTGCGATCTggttcatcatcatgttgACCTCAACTCCATGGCCCTCGCGAGCCTAATTGATCGCGATAGCGCTCTCGACTGGATCGATAACTTCTTTAATGAGTATCCGCACTTCGACGCCCCAGTGGTGCGGGCATTGCTCCGCAGGAGTCAGGCATCACTCCTGCGAAGTCTTCGTCGACAGGATGAAGCTGGTAGGGTAGACGAGGAGGCAAGTCAACTGGAGACATCCACACCATCGGTGGGAAACTGGATGCATTCGAGGCAGGGCTACCGGAGGAACACCACTTCTTCTGTGCAGCCAGATCCCCAGCCTCAGATTCAGGATGACGATGGGGATGAGACATTCTATTGGGGTTGGAGCGATGTCATTGGAGATCAGGCAAAACTACAAGAAATGTCCATTCAGCTGGTACTGAAGTGGCTTCTTGAAGATATCACCACTGGGAACTCTGCCTTTGAAGAGTTCAGAGGCATGACAGAAGCCGCATTGAAGGCTATTATCTTCCCCAAAGCCACCGATATCGATGAGACAACAGAAGCGCGGTACGCGCGTCTCTGTTCATGGCTCAGTAAGCCCCCTGTACATCAAAAGAACCGTCGACTGTTCTGCTTGGTCATGCTTAGGTTCGGAAGGCAGATGCACTTTTGTGATATTAAGCTCTGGGACCTACGCCTCTCTGAGCTCAAGAGTCTACTCGAGCTCGAAGAAAGCCTCCCCCAGATCGTCCGAGACAAGTTTCCAGGCAACAAGGGCAGTTGGCTAGCCCAAATGGCATTCACATACATGGCACCGCTAGATGACTTGGCGGACTTTACCGGCGCTGAATCAGAAGAACGATTGGAAAATGCTGAAACATACAACGACCGTGCTCTGGCTGAGTTTCGTCGAAACAAAGACCTGGTTCGGGTGGCTCTTCATCAGCGATCTGGAGCGCAAATCTGCATGTTCATGATCAGACGGGTAAGACAATTAGAGGAGCAAGCAGCGAGCCCCAGGAATACCAAAGGTGGAATGGTAGACAATGGGCCCAAAAAGACAGATAACAATACTTCCTCTCTCTCAGATTATGCCAGGGCGAAAATCCATGACCTCCGCAATAGAGGAATCAGTCAAGCCGAATCGGCTGATGAGATATTTTCGTTGAGCGAGCTCCATGCCTCCTCCAGTTCAGGCCTGGAAGGAATTACACACCGGCAGAGCATCACCGcgtccaatgccaatgcaTATACAATCCTCACGGCCATCGAATTGCTTCTCGCGGCCCCGGGTGAACCGTCTGATGAGACTATCACAAAGGTATGGCAGTGGGTGCAGAAGTACAAAGCACGTTCACTGGCGCGGACCATCGGCGTGCGTATGTCCGATCCAACTGAGATGGTGGACAGGATTAAGGCGTGTCCTGAAGCTGCACGTGGTTACTACGAGATGCTGGAGCTTGAACGGCGAATGGAGAAGGCTCAGGGGATGGCCAAGTTCGATCTGCGTAGGCAGCTGGACAAGCATCGTCGAAACATGAGAGAGACGCACGACTTGCTGAGGCAACTCCTCGACTTGAGAGAGGCTCAGCCGTTCGACTTGTCTGATGTGGCCAGGATCACAGCCCAGAGCGGTACAAGCATTGCCCTGGCTGACTGGTTCCATCTCCCTCCGTATTTCACCGGGGCCACCGGTAGACTGTTGCTGCTCACAGTTAGGAAGCGATCCAAAGGAAACATGAGTGTGAAACTTACCATGGATATGTTGACTACAAGAGTAGAAGATGTGAATACTTGGCTAAAAACATATCTTGACCCAGGGAAGACTCTGGACACGGAAGAGGCACGCAAAGCATTCGATAGCATGCTGGGTGGTCTCATCGCGCCGCTTTCCCGCCatgtcaagaaggatgatctCATTATACTGTGTCCATCCACTGCTCTCCACCGGCTTCCACTCCATGCACTTGCGATTGGAGGACATCGAGCGCTGATACACCGGAATCCCGTTGTTTACACACACAGCCAGTCGCTTCTGCGCTCATGCTTCGCGGCTGCAGAGTTAGCTCAAGAAACTCCGAAGCCCATCAACGCCAAATTCATATCAGGTATTCCAGAATCAGAATCCAAGAGGTATGGAGCTGGACGCGAAAGCATTCAGACACTTGCCCGTCGGTTCGGCACAAAACCAATGATCGACCAGACTGCCCCCAAGGAGGTATTCCTggatgaggctgtcaagtCTCGTCTCCTTCATCTACACACACATTGCGGCTGGGAATCAAAAAATCCTCTGGGCCACAAGATCGTTTTTACCATGCCTTATGCACCATCTGAGGAGCAACCTCAAATCGAGAGCGTGACTGCCCGAGAAATCTTCGACATCCGTGTCTCACCCGGTACACACGTCAACATGATAGCTTGCCAAGGGGGGGTCGTGAATGTACCGCTTGGAGACGAGGTTTTGGGACTTGTCCCTGCACTGATGTGTTCCGGGGCCAGTTCAACTGTATCGACGCTGTGGAACATTGACGATGGACACGGGTCGAGGTTTTCGAAATTGTTCTTCGACTCGTTCGCTAAACAGAGCACTACCACAGATGACAATACACCAaaagccagcagcagccgcatAGTGAATCTTGCCAAAGCGATGCAGGTCGCCGCAGAAGCAATGGACTGTGCGATGGACAAAAATATGGAAAAagagagcctagagcctcTCTACAGATGGGCGGGATATGTGCTCCATGGCTGTTGGCAATTTCCAATTTCGGAACAGGACATCGGATCATTGCGaaataggtaa
- a CDS encoding hypothetical protein (EggNog:ENOG41) translates to MAELPDNSKSPIPLSVFDSDVDDTNFTSPVLLPLTVSIDDDGAGELSAPQTNNTAQLSEPRMIISSGDSPSLLQAALKRPVLSGTYLNEPAYLVQLQLHLSLSGGNRSWLRRIQTVDIHVLVEDAPRDDAQNASDDSDSSDSDYEEEEFPHPAIVKAFPSPSGWEGTPQSAEVTLSHGIGLQVGYNPASISYNIGESRTWTKTGAVKVKVAHKGPGQNKLHVRVEESSVDKAGVPDYLLVPFIIRHRSRRFRMRVGIHARFGFWRGKLAEVVPILGRADEPLFFDPLVMRRTMEKGRRGVNGEKVVEWRGALDEVALQEFSSLVDKNAT, encoded by the coding sequence ATGGCCGAACTCCCTGACAATTCGAAATCACCAATCCCGTTGTCTGTGTTTGATAGCGACGTTGATGACACCAACTTCACGTCCCCAGTCCTTTTACCATTGACTGTGTCaatcgatgatgatggtgcagGAGAGCTCTCAGCACCACAGACGAATAACACGGCCCAACTCTCTGAACCACGAATGATTATATCATCTGGTGACTCACCCAGCCTTCTACAAGCTGCACTTAAAAGACCTGTCCTCTCCGGAACCTACCTCAACGAGCCAGCGTATCTCGTCCAGCTGCAGTTGCACTTGTCACTGTCAGGCGGAAATCGAAGCTGGCTCAGACGTATACAGACGGTCGATATTCATGTTCTTGTAGAGGATGCACCGAGAGATGATGCGCAGAATGCTTCAGATGATTCTGATAGCAGTGACAGTGAttacgaggaggaggaatttCCGCATCCAGCAATTGTCAAGGCATTCCCAAGCCCCAGTGGTTGGGAGGGTACACCACAATCCGCTGAGGTGACACTCTCTCACGGAATCGGCTTGCAAGTAGGCTACAATCCTGCTTCTATCTCCTACAACATCGGCGAGTCACGCACCTGGACGAAGACCGGAGccgtcaaggtcaaggtagCACACAAAGGTCCGGGACAGAACAAATTGCATGTCCGGGTCGAAGAGAGCTCTGTAGACAAGGCTGGAGTTCCGGACTATCTGTTAGTGCCCTTTATCATCAGACACCGATCCCGTCGCTTTCGTATGCGTGTTGGCATCCACGCGCGCTTTGGCTTCTGGCGTGGAAAGCTGGCTGAAGTTGTGCCAATTCTTGGTCGCGCTGATGAGCCGTTGTTCTTTGATCCGCTGGTCATGCGTCGGACTATGGAGAAGGGGCGGAGGGGTGTTAATGGGGAGAAAGTCGTTGAGTGGCGTGGTGCACTGGATGAAGTTGCGCTGCAGGAGTTTTCGTCGCTGGTCGATAAGAATGCTACTTAG
- the ISU1 gene encoding iron-binding protein (EggNog:ENOG41): MFARGIRAVSRRAAVAAPLARPTILPARQISPAVAVNATRSYHEKVLDHYSRPRNVGSMNKKDADVGTGLVGAPACGDVMKLQIRVDPETQKISEVKFKTFGCGSAIASSSYLTELVRGMSLDDAGKVKNTEIAKELCLPPVKLHCSMLAEDAIKSAISDYYTKNPNAKVSNLSGTGMKLPEADAAAA, encoded by the exons ATGTTTGCTAGAGGAATTCGCGCTGTCTCGCGGCGAGCTGCTGTCGCTGCTCCCCTCGCCCGTCCTACCATCCTCCCTGCCCGCCAGATCTCTCCCGCCGTCGCCGTCAACGCTACCCGCTCCTACCACGAGAAGGTCCTTGACCACTACTCGCGACCTCGAAATGTCGGCTCCATGAACAAGAAGGATGCTGATGTCGGTACCGGTCTCGTCGGCGCCCCGGCCTGCGGCGATGTTATGAAGCTCCAGATCCGCGTCGACCCTGAAACCCAGAAGATCTCCGAGGTCAAGTTCAAGACGTTCGGATGCGGTTCCGCCATCGCCTCCAGCAGCTATCTCACTGAGCTTGTGCGCGGCATGAGCTTGGATGACGctggcaaggtcaagaacacTGAGATTGCTAAGGAGCTCTGCTTACCCCCCGTCAAGC TGCACTGCTCCATGCTTGCTGAGGATGCCATCAAGTCTGCCATCTCAGATTATTACACCAAGAACCCCAACGCCAAGGTCAGCAACCTCAGCGGTACCGGCATGAAGCTCCCCGAGGCCGACGCCGCTGCTGCTTAA
- a CDS encoding hypothetical protein (EggNog:ENOG41): protein MALNGPGVYHRTREHEQEDASNITKNILAESWKSWPNEAAFDRLEEHRGPLRLTLIGTIPQWAAGSLYRTGPGQSRVEDTARGTHFTTHWFDGFAQTHRFDIIPSEDGETQVWYSSRRQADEWIADVKKKGWRSGMTFGQKADPCVGIFAKVMTVFEPKLGNHNVALLANVPGVPKDEKAEALTNGVTGPLGHRVNTSNLFVSTDYTGIRRIDPSTLQPLGETTQYDLHPSLSGPCSCSHAQRDPDSGDLFNFNLAFGRVPTYRIFRVDAASDETEVLATISDLNVPPAYMHSFFLTENHVVICIPASHYAWRGLKTQWEGNIIDSMKPFDKERKCKWLVVDRRHGKGLVATFSTPAAFFFHSINAFEKQVIDEDGTERTDLFFDLAKYDNMDIIKGFYYDVLMDRDDATKRYWFKNDRYKNCAPTLTRYRFRLPSSPTPDTTFSASAEQVLAIPSPHTGELPTIHPLRTGKPYRYVYGASLRGLTTSVDALVKTDLDTSEAFIWTGPEGHTPGEPVFVPRPGAEEEDDGIIFSLVVDGVNETAYILCLNGKTMEEMGRAEADFAIGQGFHGIHLPAA, encoded by the exons ATGGCGCTCAACGGCCCGGGTGTCTATCACCGCACCCGAGAGCATGAGCAAGAGGACGCTTcaaacatcaccaagaacatcCTCGCCGAATCATGGAAATCATGGCCCAACGAAGCTGCT TTTGATCGTCTAGAAGAACATCGTGGTCCTCTCCGCCTAACTCTCATAGGCACCATCCCCCAATGGGCAGCCGGTTCTCTCTACCGCACTGGTCCCGGCCAAAGTCGCGTTGAAGACACAGCCCGTGGCACACACTTCACAACTCACTGGTTCGACGGCTTTGCACAGACTCATCGCTTTGACATTATTCCCTCTGAAGATGGCGAAACACAAGTGTGGTACTCATCAAGACGACAGGCTGATGAGTGGATTGCTgatgtgaagaagaaaggatGGCGATCAGGAATGACGTTTGGCCAGAAAGCAGATCCTTGTGTTGGGATCTTTGCAAAGGTCATGACTGTTTTTGAACCAAAGCTAGGGAATCATAATGTTGCGCTTTTGGCGAATGTTCCTGGTGTGCCAAAGGATGAGAAGGCGGAGGCGTTGACAAATGGAGTGACAGGGCCTCTTGGACATCGAGTCAACACGAGTAATCTGTTTGTTTCTACAGACTATACTGGAATACGTCGCATCGACCCTTCAACTCTTCAACCCCTGGGCGAGACTACACAATACGACCTTCACCCCTCTCTCAGCGGTCCTTGTTCCTGCTCTCACGCCCAACGCGACCCCGACTCAGGAGACTtattcaacttcaaccttGCCTTCGGCCGAGTTCCAACATATCGCATCTTCAGAGTCGACGCTGCCTCAGATGAAACAGAGGTCCTCGCTACAATCTCTGATCTCAATGTTCCACCAGCGTACATGCACAGTTTCTTCCTCACAGAAAACCACGTCGTGATATGCATACCCGCATCACACTATGCATGGAGAGGACTAAAGACACAGTGGGAGGGAAACATTATTGATTCCATGAAGCCATTCGATAAGGAGAGGAAATGCAAGTGGCTTGTCGTTGATCGCCGACACGGAAAGGGGCTTGTCGCTACTTTCTCGACACCCGCTGCGTTCTTCTTCCACAGCATTAATGCATTTGAGAAACAGGTCatagatgaagatggcactGAACGGACAGATCTTTTTTTCGACCTGGCCAAGTATGACAATatggatatcatcaagggcTTTTACTACGATGTTCTCATGGATCGCGACGACGCTACGAAGAGATACTGGTTCAAGAATGACCGGTACAAGAACTGTGCACCAACTCTCACAAGATACCGCTTCAGATTGCCCTCAAGTCCAACACCAGATACAACATTCTCCGCCAGCGCAGAACAAGTCCTCGCCATCCCAAGCCCACACACCGGTGAACTCCCAACTATCCACCCCCTTCGCACCGGCAAACCCTATCGCTACGTATACGGCGCCTCACTGCGCGGTCTAACAACCTCAGTCGACGCTCTGGTAAAGACAGACTTGGATACTAGTGAGGCTTTCATATGGACGGGACCTGAAGGACATACCCCTGGTGAGCCAGTTTTTGTACCAAGGCCTGgagcagaggaagaagatgacgggATTATCTTTAGTCTGGTTGTCGATGGAGTTAATGAGACGGCGTATATACTGTGCCTGAATGGAAAGAcgatggaggagatgggtAGAGCAGAGGCTGATTTTGCGATTGGACAAGGATTTCATGGCATTCATTTGCCAGCTGCTTAA
- a CDS encoding hypothetical protein (EggNog:ENOG41), which translates to MSSRPAAPTIPSVKQSFITSQTTLLSQPIAPSRSWQETNDASDEAIPDRVVQEVLYNLNHTIQQHCRRVYPPQASRSIAEQINDVYTKDAERKVGGPADTEGGIGRELDLTEDEAIEALPTSWHLEKDINDHPMETKRYADAVQQLTELNDQRKQLREQVARLKRLQTIVEPLQTDENGAGIQENLLTRNGPVEKELERMRILLARVGGRVLSLPEDAPNGEAKKVSLTEMGAQGRKRRVDQFLAEDKVFPS; encoded by the exons ATGTCATCTCGTCCAGCAGCCCCGACAATCCCGTCGGTGAAACAGTCTTTCATTACCAGCCAAACAACACTTCTTTCCCAGCCTATCGCCCCATCGCGTTCATGGCAAGAAACCAACGACGCGTCAGATGAGGCTATCCCCGACCGCGTTGTCCAAGAAGTCCTCTATAATCTCAACCACACTATCCAGCAGCATTGCCGTCGTGTGTACCCTCCGCAAGCTAGTCGCAGCATCGCTGAGCAGATCAATGATGTTTACACTAAAGACGCTGAGCGGAAGGTGGGGGGACCTGCTGATACCGAGGGTGGTATCGGCAGAGAACTTGACTTGA CCGAAGACGAAGCTATAGAAGCGTTGCCCACTTCATGGCACTTGGAAAAAGACATCAACGATCATCCCATGGAAACCAAGCGCTACGCAGACGCCGTCCAGCAACTCACTGAACTCAACGACCAGCGCAAGCAACTTCGAGAGCAAGTCGCGCGCTTGAAGCGCCTTCAGACTATCGTCGAGCCACTTCAGACTGATGAAAACGGCGCCGGTATCCAAGAGAATTTACTCACCCGAAATGGCCCGGTTGAGAAGGAGCTCGAGAGAATGAGAATCTTACTGGCGAGAGTTGGTGGCCGTGTGCTTTCGCTGCCTGAAGATGCTCCGAATGGTGAGGCGAAGAAAGTCAGTTTGACTGAGATGGGTGCACAGGGGCGGAAGAGACGTGTTGATCAATTTCTGGCTGAGGATAAAGTGTTTCCCTCATGA
- a CDS encoding hypothetical protein (EggNog:ENOG41): MQTVTGTASILFVTCMLLAYINIKKLQLEQHRAWMIRGWIIAAHVVTMRLIGIIMAQITSRMDPYYTNTPCAVLDSMFYHNKPAVEALYPDCIRFYTGETPDQRVIIKGTSGGRPDEIAASLNSAFGASAWLALLLHIIAAELYLRLTSAESERLRKVSYRWQQNAGMKDPGNAGLTAQRLGDAEPWVCPDDGQTVYGDGESFR; this comes from the exons ATGCAAACTGTTACTGGTACTGCAAGCATCTTGTTTGTTACGTGCATGTTGTTGGCTtatatcaacatcaagaagctccagctTGAGCAACATCGAGCGTGGATGATCCGAGGGTGGATTATT GCCGCTCACGTTGTCACCATGAGACTAATCGGGATCATAATGGCCCAGATCACCAGCCGCATGGATccttattatactaataccCCATGTGCAGTCTTGGACTCAATGTTTTATCACAACAAGCCTGCCGTGGAAGCACTATACCCCGACTGCATTCGATTCTACACGGGTGAAACTCCAGACCAGCGCGTCATCATCAAGGGAACATCGGGTGGACGCCCCGATGAGATTGCGGCCAGTCTCAATAGTGCTTTTGGGGCGAGTGCCTGGCTTGCTCTGCTCCTTCACATCATTGCTGCGGAATTGTATCTTCGACTTACATCTGCTGAAAGTGAGAGGTTACGAAAGGTTTCTTATAGGTGGCAGCAAAACGCAGGTATGAAGGATCCGGGGAATGCTGGGTTGACGGCGCAGAGACTTGGGGATGCGGAGCCGTGGGTATGTCCTGATGATGGCCAGACGGTTTATGGTGATGGAGAGAGTTTTAGGTGA